The following proteins are co-located in the Poecile atricapillus isolate bPoeAtr1 chromosome 20, bPoeAtr1.hap1, whole genome shotgun sequence genome:
- the RALGDS gene encoding ral guanine nucleotide dissociation stimulator isoform X4, whose amino-acid sequence MMIDTQSSTQEIGEELEDGVIYSISLRKVQLHHTANKGQRWLGFENESALNLYETCKVRTIKAGTLEKLVEYLVSAFKGNDSTYVTIFLCTYRAFATTKQVLDLLLNRYGKLHVQANGDHARHTVDERMELKNTISSILGAWLDQYSEDFRKPPDFACLKQLISYVRHNIPGSDLERRARILLAQFQQQEQNEAEAEAVDHSSCTFQLVEENGVGDGKPDFLSFSPEMVAEQFTLMDAELFKKVVPYHCLGCIWSQRDKKGKEHLAPTIRATVSQFNSVANCVIATCLGDRSLKPQQRAKVVEHWIEVARECRILKNFSSLRAILSALQCNAVHRLKKTWDEVLRESFRTFHELSGIFSDENNHSLSRELLIKEGTSKFATLEINPKRAQKRQQQQREMGVMQGTIPYLGTFLTDLVMLDTAMKDFLDSGLINFEKRRKEFEVIAQIKLLQSACNNYSFTQEDQFVEWFHSLERLSEAESYGLSCEIEPLSESASNTLKAKKNTGIIKRWSDRQPPSTEPCASSSSHSKSFDQLKCGQYLCSGDATDSVSVTSAGSSSSDVEEINISFIPESPDCQEKKVSEIPLASLPQRWYAPSVADGEAKPTVSSASPLLPALQFWESTSLSSLDTSGIGSGSSSASSSSVSSTPVTASRTHKRSVSGISSYSSLSLPLYNQQVDDCCIIRVSLAVDNGNMYKSILVTSQDKTPVVIRKAMAKHNLDGDRPEDYELVQIISEERELKIPDNANVFYAMNSAANYDFVLKKRGFSKGVKIKHGSSSTLPRMKQKGLKIAKGIF is encoded by the exons AGCTCCACACAGGAGATCGGAGAAGAGCTGGAGGATGGTGTGATCTACAGCATATCCCTCCGGAAAGTGCAGCTCCATCACACGGCAAACAAAGGGCAGCGCTGGCTGGGG TTTGAGAATGAGTCGGCCTTAAACCTCTACGAGACGTGTAAGGTGCGGACGATAAAAGCCGGGACCTTGGAGAAGCTGGTGGAGTACCTGGTATCAGCCTTCAAGGGCAATGATTCCACCTATGTCACCATCTTCCTGTGCACCTACCGGGCCTTCGCCACCACCAAGCAAGTGCTGGACCTGCTGCTTAACAG GTATGGCAAACTCCACGTGCAGGCGAACGGGGACCACGCCAGGCACACTGTGGACGAGAGGATGGAGCTGAAGAA CACCATCTCCTCCATCCTGGGGGCCTGGCTGGACCAGTACTCGGAGGATTTCCGCAAGCCCCCCGACTTTGCCTGCCTCAAGCAGCTCATCTCCTACGTGCGCCACAACATCCCTGGCTCTGACCTGGAGCGCCGAGCCCGCATCCTGCTGGCCCAGTTccagcagcaagagcagaaCGAGGCCGAGGCAGAAG CTGTGGACCATAGCAGCTGCACCTTCCAGCTGGTAGAAGAGAATGGAGTTGGGGATGGGAAGCCGGatttcctctccttctccccagaGATGGTTGCAGAGCAGTTCACACTGATGGATGCT GAGTTGTTCAAGAAAGTGGTGCCTTACCACTGCCTGGGCTGCATCTGGTCCCAGAGGGACAAGAAGGGCAAAGAACACCTGGCCCCCACCATCCGTGCCACGGTCTCCCAGTTCAACAGTGTGGCCAACTGTGTCATTGCCACCTGTCTCGGGGACAGGTCCCTGAAGCCACAGCAGAGGGCCAAGGTGGTGGAGCACTGGATCGAAGTGGCTCGG GAGTGCCGCATCCTGAAGAACTTTTCCTCCCTCCGAGCCATCCTCTCTGCCCTGCAGTGCAACGCTGTGCACCGGCTGAAGAAAACCTGGGACGAGGTCCTGCG GGAGAGCTTCCGCACATTTCACGAGCTCTCAGGGATCTTCTCCGATGAGAACAACCACTCGCTGAGCCGGGAGCTCCTCATCAAG GAGGGCACATCCAAATTTGCCACCTTGGAGATCAACCCAAAGAGGGCTCAgaagcggcagcagcagcagcgagagATG GGCGTGATGCAGGGCACCATTCCCTACCTTGGCACATTCCTCACAGACCTGGTGATGCTGGACACGGCCATGAAGGATTTCCTGGAT agtggGCTGATAAACTttgagaagagaaggaag GAGTTTGAAGTCATCGCGCAGATCAAGCTGCTCCAGTCAGCCTGCAACAACTACAGCTTCACACAGGAGGACCAGTTTGTGGAGTGGTTCCATAGCCTGGAGCGGCTCAGCGAGGCCGAAAG ctATGGGCTGTCCTGTGAGATTGAGCCACTGTCAGAGTCAGCCAGCAACACGCTGAAGGCCAAGAAAAACACCGGCATCATCAAGAGATGGAGCGA CCGGCAGCCACCAAGCACTgagccctgtgccagcagcagctcccactcaAAATCCTTCGACCAGCTCAAGTGTGGGCAGTACCTGTGCAGCGGGGACGCCACCGACTCGGTGAGCGTCACCTCTGccggctccagcagctccgATGTGGAGGAGATCAACATCAGCTTCATCCCCGAGTCCCCTGACTGCCAGGAGAAGAAG GTCAGTGAGATCCCTCTGGCCTCCCTCCCCCAGCGCTGGTACGCCCCGTCTGTGGCCGATGGAGAAGCTAAACCCACTGTGTCCTCCGcatcccctctcctccctgccctccagTTCTGGGAATCCACCTCCCTCTCTTCCCTGGACACGTCAGGCATCGGCTCAGGCTCCAGCAGTGCCTCCTCCTCTTCTGTCTCCTCCACGCCGGTGACGGCCTCCCGCACACACAAGCGTTCGGTCTCCGGCATCTCCAGCTACTCCTCACTCTCGCTGCCCCTCTACAACCAGCAGGTCGACGACTGTTGCATCATCCGAGTCAGCCTGGCTGTGGACAATGGCAACATGTACAAGAGCATCCTG GTGACGAGCCAGGACAAGACCCCCGTGGTTATTCGCAAGGCCATGGCCAAACACAACCTGGATGGGGACCGGCCTGAAGACTATGAGCTTGTCCAGATCATCTCAGAGGAGagag AGCTGAAGATCCCCGACAACGCCAATGTCTTCTACGCCATGAACTCCGCCGCCAACTACGACTTTGTGCTTAAGAAGCGGGGCTTCTCCAAGGGGGTGAAGATCAAACACGGCTCCAGCTCCACCCTGCCCAGAATGAAGCAGAAAGGCCTGAAGATCGCCAAGGGCATCTTCTAg